One Vulpes lagopus strain Blue_001 chromosome 18, ASM1834538v1, whole genome shotgun sequence DNA window includes the following coding sequences:
- the ZHX3 gene encoding zinc fingers and homeoboxes protein 3 produces the protein MASKRKSTTPCMIPVKAVVLQEPGAEAQPAAALPEGPPQELPPEVPPTSSEVAQTASSTDGAALANGHRSTLDGYSYSCRYCDFRSQDITQFVGHMNSEHMDFTKDPTFVCTECSFLAKTPEGLSLHNAKCHSGEASFVWNVAKPDNHVIVEQSVPESTCTPDLSSEPNTEGTDGQAEIIITKTPIMKIMKGKAEAKKIHTLKENLPSQPVGDTALPNPSAGESEAKEGDHSFVNGAVPVAQPASSSAKGPHVANGPLLGAVPVLPAGLAQFLPLQQPPPVHTQHHSHQPLPTSKSLPKVMIPLSSIPTYNAAMDSNSFLKNSFHKFPYPTKAELCYLTVVTKYPEEQLKIWFTAQRLKQGISWSPEEIEDARKKMFNTVIQSVPQPTITVLNTPLVASAGGVQHLIQAALPGHVVGQPEGAAGGLLVTQPLMANGLQAPSSALPPAVTSVPKQPTVAPINTVCSNTTSAVKVVNAAQSLLTACPSITSQAFLDASIYKNKKSHEQLSALKGSFCRNQFPGQSEVEHLTRVTGLSTREVRKWFSDRRYHCRNLKGSRTMLPGDPGAIIIDPGPEAPFSPAAAKAPEVPCGPPAATLAAPPSARRQAWHQTPDFTPTKYKERAPEQLRALESSFAQNPLPPDDELDRLRTETKMTRREIDSWFSERRKRVGAEDTRRAGGGAALEEEEVVAVAAEDEAGDEELVGDLRVPGEDGSPEALGGHMLAERKVSPIKINLKNLRVTEANGRSELPGPGACEPEEEGPGKPAEQPPGKASCKKTAQQRHLLRQLFVQTRWPSTQDYDAIMAQTGLPRPEVVRWFGDSRYALKNGQLKWYEDYKRGNFPPGLLVVTPGNRELLQGYYLSHKTLCEEDLQSLCDKTQMSSQQVKQWFAEKMGEETRAVADTGGEDQGAGEPAAGHKGTGDAYSEVSENSESWEPGAPEVGLEPFDAPSPQAGLQLETD, from the exons ATGGCCAGCAAGAGGAAGTCCACCACCCCGTGCATGATCCCTGTGAAGGCCGTGGTGCTGCAGGAACCCGGTGCGGAGGCCCAGCCCGCCGCAGCTCTGCCCGAAGGACCCCCGCAGGAGCTGCCCCCTGAAGTGCCGCCTACCAGCAGCGAGGTCGCCCAGACAGCCAGCAGTACCGACGGCGCCGCCCTGGCCAATGGGCACCGGAGCACTTTGGATGGCTACTCGTATTCCTGCAGATACTGTGATTTCAGATCCCAGGACATAACCCAGTTTGTGGGACACATGAACTCAGAGCACATGGACTTTACTAAGGACCCAACTTTTGTCTGCACTGAATGCAGTTTTCTGGCAAAAACTCCCGAGGGGCTTTCTCTACACAATGCCAAGTGTCACTCGGGGGAAGCCAGCTTTGTGTGGAATGTGGCCAAGCCAGACAATCATGTCATCGTGGAGCAGAGTGTCCCTGAGAGCACCTGCACTCCTGACCTATCGAGTGAGCCCAACACTGAAGGGACCGATGGACAGGCTGAAATCATCATTACCAAAACCCCAATCATGAAGATAATGAAAGGCAAAGCTGAAGCCAAAAAAATTCATACACTCAAGGAGAACCTCCCCAGTCAGCCTGTGGGTGACACGGCCTTACCAAACCCCTCAGCTGGGGAGAGTGAGGCGAAGGAGGGGGATCACTCCTTTGTCAACGGGGCGGTCCCGGTTGCTCAGCCAGCCAGCAGCTCGGCAAAAGGGCCGCATGTGGCCAATGGTCCCCTGCTGGGAGCGGTGCCGGTTCTGCCGGCTGGTCTGGCACAGTTCCTCCCCCTGCAGCAGCCGCCCCCCGTGCACACCCAGCACCACAGCCACCAGCCGCTGCCCACTTCCAAGTCCCTGCCCAAGGTGATGATCCCACTGAGCAGCATCCCCACCTACAATGCGGCCATGGATTCCAACAGCTTTCTCAAGAACTCCTTCCACAAGTTCCCCTACCCCACCAAAGCTGAGCTCTGCTATTTGACTGTTGTCACCAAGTACCCGGAAGAGCAGCTCAAGATCTGGTTCACAGCCCAGAGGCTGAAGCAGGGCATCAGCTGGTCCCCCGAGGAGATCGAGGACGCCCggaaaaagatgttcaatacGGTCATTCAGTCCGTACCCCAGCCCACAATCACTGTCCTCAACACGCCCCTGGTGGCCAGTGCCGGCGGCGTGCAGCACCTCATCCAGGCCGCCCTCCCGGGCCACGTGGTGGGGCAGCCCGAGGGCGCAGCGGGTGGCCTGCTGGTCACGCAGCCACTGATGGCCAATGGACTGCAGGCGCCCAGCTCGGCCCTGCCGCCGGCGGTCACGTCGGTCCCCAAGCAGCCCACCGTGGCGCCCATTAACACTGTGTGCTCCAACACCACGTCGGCCGTGAAGGTGGTCAACGCGGCCCAGTCGCTGCTCACGGCGTGCCCCAGCATCACCTCCCAAGCCTTCCTGGACGCCAGCATCTACAAGAACAAGAAGTCTCACGAACAGCTGTCCGCCCTGAAAGGAAGCTTCTGTCGGAACCAGTTCCCGGGGCAGAGCGAGGTGGAGCATCTGACCAGAGTGACGGGCCTCAGCACCCGGGAGGTGCGCAAGTGGTTCAGCGACCGCCGCTACCACTGCCGGAACCTCAAGGGCTCCAGGACCATGCTGCCCGGTGACCCCGGCGCCATCATCATCGACCCCGGGCCCGAGGCGCCCTTCTCCCCAGCGGCAGCCAAGGCCCCCGAGGTGCCCTGCGGCCCGCCCGcggccaccctggctgcccccccTTCTGCCAGACGCCAGGCCTGGCACCAGACCCCCGACTTCACGCCAACCAAGTACAAGGAGCGAGCCCCCGAGCAGCTCAGAGCCCTGGAGAGCAGTTTTGCGCAGAACCCTCTTCCTCCCGACGACGAGCTGGACCGCCTGAGGACGGAAACCAAGATGACCCGGCGAGAGATCGACAGCTGGTTCTCAGAGAGGCGGAAGAGAGTGGGTGCCGAGGACACCAGGAGGGCTGGTGGGGGCGCggctctggaggaggaggaggtggtggctgTGGCTGCGGAGGACGAGGCGGGGGACGAGGAGCTGGTGGGGGACCTCAGGGTCCCCGGCGAAGATGGCTCCCCGGAAGCGCTCGGCGGCCACATGCTGGCGGAGCGCAAGGTCAGCCCCATCAAGATCAACCTCAAGAACCTGCGGGTCACCGAGGCCAACGGCAGGAGCGAGCTCCCGGGGCCGGGCGCCTGCGAGCCCGAGGAGGAAGGGCCCGGCAAGCCGGCCGAGCAGCCCCCTGGCAAGGCGAGCTGCAAAAAGACCGCCCAGCAGCGGCACCTGCTGCGCCAGCTGTTCGTGCAGACGCGGTGGCCCAGCACCCAGGACTACGACGCCATCATGGCCCAGACTGGCCTGCCGCGGCCTGAGGTGGTGCGCTGGTTTGGGGACAGTAGGTACGCCCTGAAGAACGGCCAGCTCAAGTGGTACGAAGACTATAAGCGGGGCAACTTCCCCCCAGGCCTGCTGGTCGTCACCCCGGGCAACCGGGAGCTGCTGCAGGGCTATTACCTGTCGCACAAGACGCTGTGCGAGGAGGACCTGCAGAGCCTCTGCGACAAGACCCAGATGAGCTCCCAGCAGGTGAAGCAGTGGTTTGCGGAGAAAATGGGCGAGGAGACCCGGGCTGTGGCAGACACAGGCGGTGAGGACCAGGGCGCCGGCGAGCCCGCGGCTGGGCACAAAGGGACGGGGGACGCGTATTCGGAGGTGTCGGAGAACAGTGAGTCGTGGGAGCCCGGCGCCCCTGAGGTCGGCTTGGAGCCCTTTGATGCCCCGAGTCCCCAGGCTGGACTTCAGCTGG AAACAGACTGA